The Paramisgurnus dabryanus chromosome 24, PD_genome_1.1, whole genome shotgun sequence genome contains the following window.
TTGACAAGACAGAAGACACAACACGAGACTAGACTTAACTTGACTTGATTCTTTGATAATCGGTCACCAGAACAAGGGTTCAAGATACACAGGTCAATACAAAACGATTCAGCGCAGGACAAGACACACTGGGgccttaaatagggaaaactaaacaagataacgagggaAGCTCAGGTGCGGGGAGTAAACCAATAATGAATATATAATGATGAGACAAGGGGGAGGGGACAGAGACAAGACACGACAGCACACTACCCAAACAAAAGGCCATGTGCtgtcacacaaaacatgggtaccGCCACGACCCACACGACCATGAACTACTATGAATAACTATAACAGACTGGTAGGATCATAACTGTAGATGTAAGAGTGATTTATGACTATTAACTTACAGTGGAGATTTTCACACTGTTTAACTCTGACTTATCTTCTGTTTAAACCTGATTTAACTACTTTTACTTGTTATTTTGAAAGGGTTAACTGAGATAACACGTGTTAACTATGTACATCATTCAATACAGATATTTGGTTAACATTTGATCATACATTCATTGGTAtgttatagacggtttcatcagacgcaTGTGCGGTGatgcgatacacgtctggatccaaactttacttccggtttcgttttttctTTATGGTCtgagttgctaaactgatctcttgaaaacttcgtcgaaaataacaaatgtttatgtttcctaggtaatctatgtgttgtttttttttgcttgttatataaataaactacatttaaagaactttattttaaattttcacTGTTAGGAGATTTATGTAATTCATCATCTAGATGTTATAGttgtgtttatatgtatttaatgATAGAGAATCTGAAAGATTGAGTTAATAAACAGAAATTAATTTATGAGAATATGAGCTGATGTTTATAATcagtaaataaaacacttaataGATGAAAGTCACCTGAATTGATTTCATTTCTGTGTTTCTGTTTCTGTCTGCTGCTGTTACAGTTGCAATACTGAAAGTGGATGAGGGAGAATCTGTCAATCTGAAGGCTGAAGTTAAAAACATAAAGAGAGATGATGTGATAGAGTGGAGATTTAAAGAAACTCTCATAGCTCAAATCAATCCTGTCAACAATATCTTCAGTACATATGATGGTGATGATGATCTATTCAGAGATAAACTGAAGCTGAATCatcagactggagatctcaACATCAATGACATCAGACTGGAACACACTGGAGTTTATGAACTGAAGATCACCAGAGATGGAGAAACCTCAGACAGGAGATTATTTGTGTCTGTCACTGGTGAGTAACTGAAATGTTTGAGTGTAATAATGATTTTATGATCATCTGTACTCTGTTGACAGTATACTGTAGATGTAAGAGTGATTTATGACTATTAACTTACAGTGGAGATTTTCACAATGTGTTCAAAGGGGTACACCAAAGCGTTTTAACGCAGCTAAAAATGCCAGGCGGATGCCAACTGTAGATGCTTGCCAGCTTTTTTAAGCTAAGCACTTTGGTTGccatgatacttctgctttgtttatcagtcgttgaacgatgctctggttgttgtgatatttgtcttggccctcctccactgtgattggatggctgagtgagaagtgacattgacaagctgagcgtttcacccaaagttaaaGTTTTTTAACTGTCAGTGCTCTTTGCTGGGCATGGATGAAAAGTGTTTCTGTCTGCTGCTGTTACAGAGAAAACAAAAGAACTGAAGGTGAATAAGGGGAAATCTGTTGATCTGAAGACTGAAGTTAAAGACATAAAGAGAGGTGATCTGATAGAGTGGAGATTTAGAAAAAATCTCATAGCTCAAATCAATCCTGCAAACAAAAGCCCCATTACATATGATGATGCATTCAGAGGTAAACTGAAGCTGAAACCtcagactggagatctcacCATCAATGACATCAGAGAGGAACACTCTGGAGTTTATTTACTGAAGATCACCAGAGGAGGAAAAATCTCATACATGAGATTCAAAGTGTCTGTCATGGGTGAGTAACTGAAATGTTTCAGTGTAATAATGATTTTATTATCATCTGTACTCTGTTGACAGCATACTGTAGATGTAAGAGGGATTTATGACTCAGTGGGgatttgcattttacatttaaaccTGGATTATCTTCtatttaaactttaaacttTTAGCGGGTTATCACAAACACTTACTATCTTAGgtcttaaattaagattatCCGCAAATTCATATTACAGAAGCAACTCTTAAATTGATTTAGGATTCTCATCTTATCTCATATCTAGTTGGAAATCTTTGGCTATCAACTCTCAGGTCTGTTAAAAAGAAATCAACAATGCTTGAGCTACTGCTGTACACATTCAGTAAACTAAATgattgtactttatattttaatggggcaaaaaaagaaatgtattaaATTCATTGTAgttaccgtaaaacttcaaataatagcccgggcttttattttcccaaacctatcGTCACACCAGgtgtctaaaagagacaggcatctataagagacaggcttttaattCAATTGTTCAAGCATGACAGCAGGAGATTACcacaaattatgttttatttataatttgaatgtgtttaacaaattagtttgTGTTAGAATAACAGTCTTAAATTATTGGCagcataaataaagcaaacgaggatatgcttttttattggttgttgtgtgaaatcttacccagatatgtatacaacagtgctatttctgattggctattgtgtagcctctttcttattttttatttttttggattGGCTCACTCGActagaactccaggggagacgggcttgatagagagcGCGGTGCGGGcagatacattttaaatatgataaatagtgtttccgcgtgagaaatacaatgtgtggcgggagtgcatgcatgacaaaagactgaaagcccggctattatccgcggcctcaaaacactaccggcccaccggaaaaagtcccgactctcccaaTTGCCACTTCGCTACTGTCATCATCACTTCAATCCTGATGACGAACCttgttgtgttgtcatagtgatCAGTAAGGGAACGATTGCAAAAACTTTAGCATGTGCAATCTGCACCATAGAACTGGCTTAAACAGACGATCTGACGggttttagaagattaaatacaacccGACACTAAAAAACAGACTTTATTTGAGAGAGGCGTTTATTTACCCACACCTGTCGTCACACCAGGCATCTATTTGGACTctgctattatttgaagttttaagGTATAGTCTGTGCACATCGTCTGTGAGTTTCCATTACATTCAAGTATTTAGAAAATGCGACTTAAAAAAAACGAGAAAACCGTTCTTTCTAAGGTGACTATAAATGTTAGGATACAACCAGAGATGGGCATAAATACATTCAAGtgtatttcaaatacaaatacaaaatactgtatcgaaaaatttatttaaatacaaatacagtattttgtattttgaaaatTCAGTGCAAGTATGCCTATTAGGCTGAAATCTATCTGGGTCTATTTCTGAATGCCAAAAAGAAACTTTCGTTTTATTTTACATACCTCTTGCCTTCCCCTGTCCTGTAGGAAATAATAAACTACAAAAAACCTTGGTAACACTTttcttgaaggggtgttcataaaactgacatgacaccttcataatcatgacatgacacgtgtaatgaacatgaaaaagatGCATATTTATGACAACTGCCATTAAGTGTCATTCActcaattatgtaatttttaatgcaaagatgacattgtttgagatgtcgttgttatgacaacttgacataaaccaatacaacaCAACTTgttataaatctgtcataaacaataattatcaaacttaagaaactacctagctttgtgggttaacattacattaaactgtgatttaaatgtcattaagtgttaatactatgtcaaatattattaatactcGATCataaacattatgaactgaagaatattcacaatgctgttataaaactatttaacagagtattaacacttaatgacaaattatatttgtaccactgtagttgaggtcaagaaaaataatcaTGACGCGCTggtataaaactatatgacagagtattgaCACTCAATGACCTTTTAATGAAAAATTTAATTTGGATCACttgtaaaaagtggtcagttatgttgtcttggtaatgtctagttgtcatgacaagttatgatgaattggttaatgtcaagttgtcataacaaagatatctcaaacaatatcatctttgcaataaaaataacataattgaacaaatgacacttgcaatgaaacgtgcataaaatctccttcataaTTATTACACCTGTCATGTCATggttatgaaggtgtcatgtcagtcttatgaacacccattCAAGTAAAGTGgtgttttataaaaacatcataaaaacTTTTTCATGTGTCGTCAAAATAACCCACAACCTAATCAGTTTATATGTGAAGAAATCCATGCATGGGCGCGGGAAGTGGGGGTGCTGCAGGTGCTGCAATGAACATAAAATGATAGCTTATAAATATCTCTGATTGTTGTTTGTTACTGTTCCAAGATATTTTGTATGTTATGTTTGGGCTGTGTGATGAAGAGAGAATTATTAATTTagtcattttaaaattatttaatttatttcagtgtgtatTAGCCAATCAGACGTGATTGCGATTCAGCTGATAAGCTGCGTATACGTATAAGCATAACACACAAGCACGCACACTCACAGCCACATAGAACGAATTACTAGGCTATCTGTAGCCTATCTATCAGCTTCGCAATGTCTCAgaagagaattttttttttcaatcacaCAGCCCAAAAGTCCCGAGGACTAGCGTTATTTCTCCAAATGACTCCTTATCATGCATATCAGAAAAAGGTAATCTtttcaaaaactatttaaaaatatagccaAATTGTTTCGCGGTGTTTAACGCACATGTAAATGTAACAggacatttaaagtaaaaaagattgaataaaattatttaaacaacatgaaaGGAACTAAATTGTAAAGCCTCGATGTACAATAAGGAACATGCGCATTTAAGAGTGGTGGGtattaaaaaattaatataaattattccaATGCATCGATTTTAATGTAAAACTCACAcaattgtaatgaattgaagccaaaaatgtccaacCACGGTCgctgccatgttacgtaaaaacgtcagtttggagccaaggcatgcgcagaaggaatcgtccgtggagccagaggcagagccgcggtatcaaacttccgcccaaacgctcgctcgaccaattcaaccacgccaatcataacgacacgccccgtttctattgcATCAAATTACATGCTAAAAGGaaacttaccacaataatgaaaccttgaacatatatcagcgtgatgataactacttgaaaggaccaaaaccatctttcggaaacttttattggaagtgtaaataatttttttatttagagcagagtcccattcgtttgaatggagagggcggggtttatgacttgtacttcAGCcaaccaccagggggcgatcaaagagccagaggcttcacttttcaaggcttatgaggcacacccggtttTGAGAACAATTACTCAAAAGTCGCCCTCTGTCATTTCACAGAATTTTACAACGGAGAGCACGTCAAGCATAAAAGTCTTGTAGGTTTACTGAGGAGCCCACAGGTTCACGCCGTATAGAGTAGAGCCATGTGAATTGCAAAAGTTTAAATTCACAAAGCTAAAGAGAAAGCAGCAACTGTGTGCTGATTCCACCATTTGCCACGTCACATGTGAAAgggcctttaaaggaaaacaccaatattttcaatatttttctatgttcttacctcagcttagataaatgaatacatacctatctttattcaatgcgtgcacttaatctttgtacagcgcgtcatgaatgtgttagcatttagcctagtcccatttattccttaggatccaaacagggaagaatttagaagccaccaaacacttccatgtttttttcCCCATTCGAAGACTGTTAATTGAGTAgttggtggcacaaaataaaatgtggtgattttttaagtggataaaaaatgagaactatattgtatggcggaagagcacttagtttgcagcacttcgacctctggAGCAGTAACATCATGACTCCTGTGAAGATGTTACTGCGCGCTGAGGTTGAAATGCTAAAACTTAGTGCTCTTCCTTCATGCAATGAAAAAAGATtgttatgtattaatttgtcttcgtaaaatataaaaaaatggtggtgttttcctttaatggggcggcagtggcctagtggttcatgtaggttgtctacaaaccggaaggttggtggttcaatccccggctccactggaccaagtgtcgaggtgttaATTGTCCTTGAGGTGTATGAATGTGGGAGTGAATGGgggaatgtgaggctaattgtaaagcgctttggatggccgtaggtctgttaaaagcgctatataaatgcagtccatttaccatttaattCAAAAGTGTAGGCCCTATTTGTCAGCGTTCCACACTCCGTCTCGGCCTTGCAAAAAACTGCCTGCCAACGTGCAAGTGTGAATTTCCTTTCGCGACAGTTATAATAACACACATCACACCCAATAACTCAATTGCCCTTGCTTTTTTCCCCCTCCAACAATTCAATTATTTCTGCCCACTAAAAGCTGCACAGATATATTTGCTTAGCATAATAGGCCTATCTGtgtaaacaatttaaaaaaagttccATCGGTTCAAATTTATATCATCGCTACCCTACTAATCTACGCCCATCCCTAACATGCAGTAATGTTAATGCTTTAAACACATTTGACAAGCTATTTTAATTAACAAGTAGCACATCCTCACCTTATTCCAGAAAAGTTGCTGATTTAAGGCTGGGTTGTACAGCTGCAGCTCCACTGGGCTCACCTGCATGAATGTGTCTGGTCTGAACTCTAAACTAGTTGATGCATGAAAACAGAACCCTGACTGGTTGACTGCCTCAAAGTATTTtgagtattttaaaaatacaaaaatactcatgtgaaatgtatttaaatagaaATTACATGTCATTTTTCCAAAggctttaaaatacaaaatactattttgtatttcaaatacatattttaaatacatgtatCTGAAATACTGCCCATCCCTGGATACAACTGTACTGTATTTCGATATTTGATACAGACACAAAGTCAAGTGTGTATTCATTATGATCAAGTGTTAAGATAAGAACTGTGTTTTTAATAATGAGGGATGACAGAGATTGGAAGATTACTTTACTAGTGAGACACGTTTAACGTTGTTAAAACAGCAATATCAATCTCCAGCAGGTCTATCATAATGTGATTGTTACAGCTGgctttttttttagttttcagTTAGGACATCTGTGGGGTTACCCTAAAATTTAATACTGTTTTACGAGGGTTTTGTCAAGTTGGGATGCTTTTCAAATATCCCTTTCCTATCTGcagtcaaaataagataatgcACTTTTGTTATTCTGTAATAGCTTTTGTCTTAAAAGAGTTAACTGATATACCCTGGTTACCAAACAGATAAGatgagaatttaaaattatGATCTTTCTCTAATACACCCCTGAATTATCTCCTGATTCTCAGAACCTCTGCTACTCAATACTTTACACTttatttaaaggagcatttcacccatagaaacattaatctttattgaaagtatgtcatatttgtagaggaaatgtaacatacttttagaatttggtgcctattgaccgggaaaaggggtgtttgtagtctcaccccctcaacaaagatattagacttccttctttcaatgttgcaaaatgatgatttttacatctgtaagggttttgtcttgtgttttgttttgctattaggtcttttatttttatatcctGTTCGGTTTCCAgtcttttatttttcaaatcaTGTCATACCATGCTACACAttccacttcctgtttgttacTATAAAACTGGCCCAAACTCAGATCACTCTGCGAAgtattgtatgtatgtatgtctaTCTGCTGCATTACCAAGCGTTTCTTTGTCTTGTATCCTGTATCCTGATCCTGATTCTGTTTATCTGTTCCTGTTTTTGACCTGTTACCTGTTACTTTGGATTTTGATTGTTTGCTGCCTGCCTTGACCTCTTGCCTGTTTTTTGGATTACGATATTGGATTACCCTTGTTGGATTTGTTTGCCTGCCCTTTTGGGGATTTTACAATAAAACCTCCTGCACATGGATTCGTCTCAATCTCGCTTTGTGTAAAGCAGCCCTTGTTACAACATCATTGAAaaaaggaagtgcaacactaaaatctgtatttctcctctCTCAGCTGAAACTGAGGAAATGTTGCACGACCAttaaaaaacatgactggggttctaactatacaaagcttaatgcaaatgggtgaagtgtccctttaaattaaatCTACTAAGCCTTTTATTTACAAATGACATTGTGTGATCTGCTGTACATGACTTTATTAAACTATAGCGAACAGTAGTTCTGATCATGTAGCCTGGCTAGCAAAGACCAGCATGACTAGCTAAAGTGGGCTGAACTCCTAAAGCCAACCTAGCTAACCTACCTAAACTAGCTTAACCAGGCTAGGAGACCATCTAACATAAACACATACTAAGATTGCCTGAAGGGTTAAATTAagattgtgttattttaaccaTTAACTGGGCACcatcccagctaacagaaaaaagttctaagaacattCCCTAAAAGTTTTTaacgttcccaaaaacgttctgccaacgttaaaagtgtccagttttcttgacgttctaagaacgttttttgttgtctcaacgttagaggaatgttacattttaccatttttaaacgttatgacaatgtaatgttttaatgttcacagtcacacaatgtttaaaacaacaactgtttattatattgacttctttgattgttatgtaaatgatagagaaacattgcattttattatatttattttttatatttatattattttattatatttattatatattatatatttattatatattatatatctatTATATGtaagtttagatgttgatgttttgtttcattttaagtcaccattattgtgattagtgttcgTTTTAGTTGGGCTCTTGAGCCTTGTCCTTTGCTTGCTAGTtttttccctggttgtgttaactttttgttaatacaccacatttgttatgaacatgttAAGTTAGTAGTGTAATTCTGTGGTGTGGtggttggtacataatggtaaaaaatcattcctaattaatttactaatcaaaagtttattttctgtcaataatgtaaatgagagccagcactttcacagcagtttgtcattatagagttttagaaactttggacaaaaaatatccgCTATTTAATTGGGAcgtacaaacatcaagaatcagactatgaatctcaaccatgatgacaattaaatgaaaaacttcatgctgcaatgcatgctgggtattaacaaattacaaatctcattcaggactcccagcatgcactgcagcatggataaataaagattttttttccaattttctttgtcaccatggttgagattcatagtctgattcttgatgtttgtgcgtcccaattatacagcagatattttttgtccaaagtttcttAAACTctttaatgacaaactgctgtgaaagtgctggctctcatttacattattgacagaaaatacacttttgattagtaaattaattaggaatgattttttaccattatgtaccaaccaCCACACCACAGAATTACACTACTAACTTaacatgttcataacaaatgtggtgtattaacaaaaagttaacacaaccagggaaaaaACTAGCAAGCATAAGACAAGGCTCAAGAGCCCAACTAAAAcgaacactaatcacaataatggtgacttaaaatgaaacaaaacatcaacatctaaacttaCATATAatagatatataatatataataaatatataatatataataaatataataaaataatataaatataaaaaataaatataataaaatgcaatgtttctctatcatttacataacaatcaaagaagtcaatataataaacagttgttgttttaaacattgtgtgactgtgaacattaaaacattacattgtcataacgtttaaaaatggtaaaatgtaacattcctctaacgttgagacaacacaaaaacgttcttagaacgtcaagaaaactggacacttttaacgttggcagaacgtttttgggaacgttaaaaactttcagggaacgttcttagaacttttttctgttagctgggattGTGCGACTGTGGGTAAAGCAACATTTCAAACTTGTGATTTTGAATTCCATAGTACCACAGGTTGGCACAATGCTGCTTACCTAAAATTATGATGCTAAATATTTACAGTGCGAAACAATGCAGTGTTGGAATCTAAAAACACATCTGAGAGATTAAGATCATGAAGTGAAGTTTATTTATGAGAATATGAGCTGATGTTTATAATcagtaaataaaacacttaataGATGAAAATCACCTGAATTGATTTCatttctgtctttctgtttcTGTCGGCTGCTGTTACAGATAATTTAGAAACACTGGAAGTGGATGAGGGGAAATCTGTTGATCTGAAGGCTGAAGTGAACATACATTATGTTGATCTGATAGAGTGGAGATTTGAAAAAACTCTCATAGCTGAAATCAATCCTGCCAACAAGATCTTCAGTACATatgatggtgatgatgatgaattCAGAGATAAACTGAAGCTGAATCatcagactggagatctcaACATCAGTGACATCAGATGGGAACATGATGGAGTTTATAAACTGAAGATCATCAGAGGTGGAAAACCATCATACAGGAGTTTCGAAGTGATTGTCAGATGTAAGTAACTCAATTTCACATCCAGTCACAGTATCAGTGAACTCTGAGTTCAGTGTGACTTCacactttcattttaaatcagATAAACTGTAGATTAGTTAATTTTAATTTGTTCATATATTTTGTGTTTCTGTGTTGTTTGCTATTTGACTATGAGATAATGTTTAAGCTCTTGACctcttttgttgttgttgtccaGTTATTACACTCTTCAGTGCTTAATGAATAACAGCTTTTAGTTGAAAAACATCATTCAACCATTTACTACTTGATCATATcagtaatattattacaaaagATTCTTTTCATTGAGAGCTTTTGATTGAACAAATATTATAGCATTGTAATCCAACAAGATGCCCCAAAACACCAGAATGATTGACTAAGATCATCCttcatttaaagatgtttatCACTGCTGCTTCCTCTCTaaacaacttttgattttatcCCTCATCTCTGTTTCCTGCAGCTTCCAGAGGAGAAGATTCAGTGGAGAAGAGAGGAGGAGATTCAGTGGAGAAGAGAGGAGGAGATTCAGTGGGGATAGAGATGGATCCGTTGTTGAATAATAGCAGTCAGTAGCAGTGATGTTTCTCCAGTTTAACACCATCAACATTACGAACACATCAGCATCACATCACTTataattaaagaaaaacatttaccTTTGATTCGCCTTACATAGAAACATTTCAATATCTTGAATAAATGAAGCTAATAGAATtataaatatagtaaaagtcaatcaattaaaattaaagttgatGAAACACATCTGCTGTTCACACTGATCTACAGATAAACtgatattattttaaacataaatttCAGATTTCATATCCATTTCAAGATGCAGACATTGTGTACTGCATGTAATATTTGCTGTCTCATACAGCTAGTAAAGTGTTATAAAATCAAAAGCCtaaatatatctatatctacactgaaaaaaataatgtgttaattttttacacattgggTGTGTCATGCCACATGCCACAGTATTTCAAAACAGTGAATGGTTTAAATGAGTAAATGTGAACCTGTAAATGAAACTGTGTGTTGTTGTTAACCTGATGATCTTCTGATCTTCACTTCTAGTTAGTGTCTAACCAGTGGTCAATTTTCTATCCCATAATGCCACAGGGGCAGATGAGCCATCAGATTTATAAAGTGAAACATATGAATACCTGTGAACTGGAATCATTTAATTGTTTTGTAGTTGTGTTGTGTTCCTCTAGTTTATTTGATAATGTGTGACGCTAACATCAACTGTAGCTTTTACTTCTCTCTTATTGGTTTATTAGTGAATCTTAACAGATATTAGCTGTGCATAAATGCTTTTATGTTCAAATGTATGAGCTACAGGTAACAAAAACATTATTCATGTGGTAAAATTGTTCAGATCAACATATTGTTAACATATTATAATGGAATGTATTTATACTAAACACTTTTTGAGAAGTAAATAGTGATCAtagtctgtaaagtacacagaTTTAGCTCATGTAGCTCATGTGTCTCAGTTTAAAGAGAGAAAGTGTTTGTGTTGAAGAATCTAGAAATTAGACTTTGATGATTCAGTGTTACATTGACTGTTTTTAAGCTatattattttagctttttttaaGCTTTGCCAAATGTTTATATTCTAAATTCTGTGCcatgttttattattatgtaaCCACGTTTGCTATAGTAAATAACTacttatttacattttgttactgtatattaatattgtttgtttattgagaGACTTTGTCTAAGACCGTGAGACATATTTAATGTGATCTGAATGTAGACTGAATATGTTTTCATGTGGACAGATCTGTACAGTACATTACACAaccttttgtgttttttattattgtgaaaCTGCATGATGCATCGATTTATGGCACTTAATTCAAAGCTTGCACTAAACCCAGAAAAATTTTGAAGTCCTACACTTAAATCTATTTTAGTTTGTTCTTCTCTGAACATTATGTGTACTGTAACAGCTTTTATATGATACATCACTCATGATATatgaatatgatttttttatataaaagcaTCTGATAAAAGTCACAGTGCCTTTTTATTTATGTGAgtcatttaatataaatattatcaCTCTTAGTGATTTAACACTAATAAGATTTGTCTGTGTGATTACAGTATTTAATTATATAGTTTTACAATCTAAATGTACATAAAATTAAGTAACTCT
Protein-coding sequences here:
- the LOC141281642 gene encoding uncharacterized protein translates to MKDGAPLRKLNKTLVFLSAVTGETETLKVDEWKSVDLKTEVTDIKRDDLIEWRFGFRETLIAEINPANNIFSTYDGDDGLFRDKLNLNHKTGDLTIKSITWKHNGDYILKIIRDGETSYRRFRVSFYNTQLNVGEGKSVDLKTEVKDIKRDDLIEWTFGKTIIAKINPVNNIFNTYKGGDDLFKYKLKLNPQTGDLNIKEIRQKHTGVYILKIIRDGKTSDKRFFVSIKDNVETLQVDEEKSVTLKTEVTDIQRVDLIEWRFGETLIAKINPANNIFRKFYGDYGEFRYKLKVNHQTGDLNINDIRWQQDGVYLLKIIRDGETSYKRFSVSVRFAILKVDEGESVNLKAEVKNIKRDDVIEWRFKETLIAQINPVNNIFSTYDGDDDLFRDKLKLNHQTGDLNINDIRLEHTGVYELKITRDGETSDRRLFVSVTEKTKELKVNKGKSVDLKTEVKDIKRGDLIEWRFRKNLIAQINPANKSPITYDDAFRGKLKLKPQTGDLTINDIREEHSGVYLLKITRGGKISYMRFKVSVMDNLETLEVDEGKSVDLKAEVNIHYVDLIEWRFEKTLIAEINPANKIFSTYDGDDDEFRDKLKLNHQTGDLNISDIRWEHDGVYKLKIIRGGKPSYRSFEVIVRSSRGEDSVEKRGGDSVEKRGGDSVGIEMDPLLNNSSQ